The proteins below are encoded in one region of Streptomyces roseirectus:
- a CDS encoding sugar ABC transporter substrate-binding protein: MARFRTWAGIAVAGALCVSLAGCSSTGGKRAEDARKAASAGGRAAVDTPRWTFAMITHSGDGDTFWDIVQSGAKQAAVKDNINFLYSHDDEAQQQAQLVDAAVDKKVDGIIVTLAKPDALKAAVARAKKAGIPVITVNSGSAESKAFGALTHIGQDETVAGEAVGEELNKRGRKRAVCVLHEQGNVGHEQRCAGVAKTFTGTVQNLYVTGTNMPDVQSAIEAKLQADTAVDAVVTLGAPYADTAVKAKQSAGSKAEIDTFDLNAKVAAGLADGSLGFAVDQQPYLQGYEAVDLLWLYKYNDDVLGGGKPVLTGPQIITKDQAARLAQYTERGTR, translated from the coding sequence GTGGCACGGTTTCGGACCTGGGCAGGGATCGCGGTTGCGGGGGCGCTCTGCGTGTCCCTCGCGGGGTGCAGCAGCACCGGTGGCAAGCGCGCCGAGGACGCCCGCAAAGCCGCGTCGGCGGGCGGACGGGCAGCGGTGGACACACCCCGCTGGACCTTCGCGATGATCACCCACTCCGGCGACGGGGACACCTTCTGGGACATCGTCCAGAGCGGCGCCAAGCAGGCCGCCGTCAAGGACAACATCAACTTCCTGTACTCCCACGACGACGAGGCCCAGCAGCAGGCCCAGCTCGTCGACGCGGCCGTCGACAAGAAGGTCGACGGCATCATCGTCACCCTCGCCAAACCGGACGCCCTGAAGGCCGCCGTCGCGCGCGCGAAGAAGGCCGGCATCCCGGTGATCACCGTCAACTCCGGCTCCGCCGAGTCCAAGGCGTTCGGCGCGCTCACCCACATCGGCCAGGACGAGACCGTCGCCGGCGAGGCCGTCGGCGAGGAACTGAACAAGCGGGGCCGCAAGCGGGCCGTCTGCGTCCTGCACGAACAGGGCAACGTCGGCCACGAACAGCGCTGCGCGGGCGTCGCCAAGACGTTCACCGGCACCGTCCAGAACCTGTACGTCACCGGCACCAACATGCCCGACGTGCAGTCCGCGATCGAGGCCAAGCTCCAGGCCGACACCGCCGTCGACGCCGTCGTCACCCTCGGCGCCCCCTACGCCGACACCGCCGTCAAGGCCAAGCAGAGCGCCGGCAGCAAGGCCGAGATCGACACCTTCGACCTCAACGCCAAGGTCGCCGCGGGCCTCGCGGACGGCTCCCTGGGCTTCGCCGTCGACCAGCAGCCCTACCTCCAGGGCTACGAGGCCGTCGACCTGCTGTGGCTCTACAAGTACAACGACGACGTCCTGGGCGGCGGCAAGCCCGTCCTGACCGGCCCCCAGATCATCACCAAGGACCAGGCCGCCCGGCTCGCCCAGTACACCGAGCGGGGCACCCGATGA
- a CDS encoding GntR family transcriptional regulator produces MQLELRVDRSSPVPLYFQLSQQLEAAIEHGSLTPGSLLGNEIELAARLGLSRPTVRQAIQSLVDKGLLVRRRGVGTQVVHSQVKRPLELSSLFDDLEAAGQRPATTVLVNTTVQASAEVAAALAVAEGSDVQRVERLRLAHGEPMAYLCNHLPPGLLDLDTGQLEATGLYRLMRAAGITLHSARQSIGARAATAGEAERLAEPEGAPLLTMQRTTFDDTGRAVEFGDHIYRPTRYSFEFQLLVRP; encoded by the coding sequence GTGCAGCTCGAACTCCGCGTGGACAGAAGCTCTCCGGTGCCGTTGTACTTCCAGCTGTCCCAGCAGCTGGAGGCGGCCATCGAGCACGGCTCGCTCACCCCCGGCAGCCTCCTCGGCAACGAGATCGAGCTGGCCGCGCGCCTCGGCCTCTCCCGCCCGACCGTCCGCCAGGCCATCCAGTCCCTGGTCGACAAGGGGCTCCTCGTGCGCCGCCGGGGCGTCGGGACCCAGGTGGTGCACAGCCAGGTCAAGCGGCCCCTCGAACTGAGCAGCCTCTTCGACGACCTGGAGGCGGCCGGCCAGCGCCCCGCGACGACCGTCCTGGTCAACACCACCGTCCAGGCGAGCGCCGAGGTCGCCGCCGCGCTCGCCGTCGCCGAGGGGAGCGACGTCCAGCGCGTCGAACGGCTGCGCCTGGCGCACGGCGAACCGATGGCGTACCTGTGCAACCACCTGCCGCCGGGCCTCCTGGACCTCGACACCGGCCAGCTGGAGGCCACCGGCCTCTACCGCCTCATGCGCGCCGCCGGGATCACCCTCCACAGCGCCCGCCAGTCCATCGGCGCCCGCGCGGCCACCGCGGGCGAGGCCGAGCGCCTGGCCGAACCCGAGGGCGCCCCCCTGCTCACCATGCAGCGCACCACCTTCGACGACACCGGCCGGGCCGTCGAGTTCGGCGACCACATCTACCGCCCGACCCGCTACTCGTTCGAGTTCCAGCTCCTCGTGCGCCCCTGA
- a CDS encoding Gfo/Idh/MocA family oxidoreductase: MRIGVIGTGRIGTIHANTLRRNREVGSLILTDADPARAQKLALRLGETAAPGMDEIFRWGVDAVVITASTAAHAELIGRASRAGLPVFCEKPIALDLPGTLHALAEVEAAGTVLQMGFQRRFDTGYLGAREAVLAGRLGRLHTVRTVTSDQTPPPADWLPVSGGIYRDDLMHDYDALRWVTGREVTEVYATGSDAGPPMFRAARDVDTAAAVLTLEGGTLATATATRMNGAGYDVRMELAGELDQIVVGLDERTPIASTEPTGPPAADKPWSSFLERFAPSYEAELNAFVEVVRGERANPCDGREALQALRIAEACATSLRERRPVHLAEIAGAYA, encoded by the coding sequence ATGCGTATCGGGGTCATCGGGACGGGCCGCATCGGCACCATTCATGCGAACACACTGAGGCGGAACCGCGAGGTCGGTTCCCTGATCCTGACGGACGCCGATCCCGCGCGGGCGCAGAAGCTGGCGCTGCGCCTCGGCGAGACGGCGGCGCCGGGCATGGACGAGATCTTCCGCTGGGGCGTGGACGCCGTGGTGATCACCGCGTCCACGGCCGCGCACGCCGAGCTGATCGGCCGCGCCTCGCGCGCGGGGCTGCCGGTGTTCTGCGAGAAGCCGATCGCCCTCGACCTGCCGGGCACCCTGCACGCGCTCGCCGAGGTCGAGGCGGCCGGCACGGTGCTCCAGATGGGCTTCCAGCGGCGTTTCGACACCGGCTACCTGGGCGCCCGCGAGGCCGTCCTCGCGGGCCGTCTGGGGCGGCTGCACACGGTGCGCACGGTGACCTCGGACCAGACCCCGCCGCCCGCCGACTGGCTGCCCGTGTCCGGCGGGATCTACCGGGACGACCTGATGCACGACTACGACGCGCTGCGCTGGGTGACCGGGCGCGAGGTCACCGAGGTGTACGCCACGGGCTCCGACGCCGGTCCGCCGATGTTCCGCGCGGCGCGCGACGTCGACACGGCGGCGGCCGTGCTGACCCTGGAGGGCGGCACGCTGGCGACGGCCACGGCGACGCGGATGAACGGCGCCGGGTACGACGTCCGCATGGAGCTGGCGGGCGAGCTGGACCAGATCGTCGTCGGCCTGGACGAGCGGACCCCGATCGCCTCCACCGAGCCGACCGGGCCGCCCGCCGCCGACAAGCCCTGGAGCAGCTTCCTGGAGCGTTTCGCGCCGTCCTACGAGGCCGAGCTGAACGCCTTCGTCGAGGTGGTCCGGGGCGAGCGCGCGAACCCCTGTGACGGCCGCGAGGCGCTTCAGGCGCTGCGGATCGCGGAGGCGTGCGCGACGTCCCTGCGGGAGCGCAGACCGGTGCACCTGGCGGAGATCGCGGGGGCGTACGCGTAG
- a CDS encoding cytochrome P450 family protein — translation MGDVVDLTGLGEEFRRDPYPVYARLRERGPVHRVRLMGTYGLWEPWLIVGYEEARAALADSRLVKDQRGIGDDTEEVLLGRHLLGTDPPEHTRLRALVTRAFTARRVQSLAPRIQQITDALLDEMIPRGRADLVDALSYPLPITVICELLGVPEPDRAAFRAMSTEAVAPSGPDAGPEAFARLGAYLTELIEDKRSARPTDDLLSDLIRVTAEDGDRLSAGELRGMAFLLLIAGHETTANLITNAVHTLLTQPAHLTALRADPGLLDGVIEETLRWEGPVENATFRYAAQPLEIGGVALEQGDHVLIGLAAPDRDPARYPDPDRFDPRRDTRGHLAFGHGIHYCLGAPLARLEARTALTSLLERAPGLAPDGPPGEWLPGLLIRGVRSLPVRW, via the coding sequence ATGGGTGATGTGGTCGATCTGACAGGGCTGGGCGAGGAGTTCCGGCGCGATCCGTACCCGGTGTACGCGCGCCTGCGCGAACGGGGCCCGGTCCACCGGGTGCGGCTCATGGGGACCTACGGGCTCTGGGAACCCTGGCTGATCGTCGGGTACGAGGAGGCGCGCGCGGCCCTCGCGGACAGCAGACTCGTCAAGGACCAGCGCGGCATCGGCGACGACACCGAGGAAGTACTGCTCGGCCGTCACCTCCTCGGCACCGACCCGCCGGAGCACACCCGGCTGCGCGCGCTCGTCACGCGCGCGTTCACCGCGCGCCGCGTCCAGAGCCTCGCCCCGAGGATCCAGCAGATCACCGACGCGCTGCTCGACGAGATGATCCCGCGCGGGCGCGCCGACCTCGTGGACGCGCTGTCCTACCCGCTGCCCATCACCGTCATCTGCGAACTCCTCGGCGTCCCCGAGCCGGACCGCGCGGCGTTCCGGGCGATGTCCACCGAGGCCGTCGCGCCCAGCGGGCCGGACGCGGGCCCCGAGGCGTTCGCCCGCCTCGGCGCGTACCTGACCGAGCTGATCGAGGACAAGCGCAGCGCCCGGCCCACCGACGACCTGCTGAGCGACCTGATCCGCGTCACCGCGGAGGACGGCGACCGGCTCTCCGCGGGCGAACTGCGCGGCATGGCGTTCCTGCTGCTCATCGCGGGCCACGAGACGACCGCCAACCTGATCACCAACGCCGTGCACACGCTCCTGACCCAGCCCGCCCACCTCACCGCCCTGCGCGCCGACCCCGGCCTCCTGGACGGCGTGATCGAGGAGACGCTGCGCTGGGAGGGGCCGGTGGAGAACGCGACGTTCCGGTACGCGGCCCAGCCGCTGGAGATCGGCGGCGTCGCCCTCGAACAGGGCGACCACGTGCTGATCGGCCTCGCCGCGCCCGACCGCGACCCCGCGCGCTACCCCGACCCCGACCGCTTCGACCCCCGCCGCGACACCCGGGGCCACCTCGCCTTCGGGCACGGCATCCACTACTGCCTCGGCGCCCCGCTGGCCCGCCTGGAGGCCCGCACGGCGCTCACCTCCCTCCTGGAGCGCGCCCCCGGTCTCGCGCCGGACGGGCCGCCGGGGGAGTGGCTGCCGGGGCTGCTGATACGGGGCGTGCGGAGTCTGCCGGTGCGGTGGTGA
- a CDS encoding response regulator, with product MTTTIRLLLVDDDPLVRAGLSLMLGGADDVRIVGEAADGAEVEALADRTRPDVVLMDIRMPVVDGLTATERLRARADAPQVVVLTTFHADEQVLRALRAGAAGFVLKDTPPAEILDAVRRVAAGDPVLSPVVTRQLMAHAAGVAADTRHARARERLAELGDREREVVVRVGRGMSNAEIAGELFMSVATVKSHVSRILARLGLNNRVQIALLAYDGGLLDGDGDRAGDG from the coding sequence ATGACCACGACGATCAGACTGCTCCTCGTCGACGACGACCCGCTGGTGCGGGCCGGGCTCTCCCTGATGCTGGGCGGCGCCGACGACGTCCGGATCGTCGGGGAGGCCGCCGACGGCGCCGAGGTCGAGGCCCTGGCCGACCGGACACGGCCCGACGTCGTCCTGATGGACATCCGGATGCCCGTCGTGGACGGCCTGACCGCCACCGAACGGCTGCGCGCCCGCGCCGACGCGCCCCAGGTCGTCGTCCTCACCACCTTCCACGCCGACGAACAGGTCCTGCGCGCCCTGCGCGCGGGGGCCGCCGGGTTCGTCCTCAAGGACACCCCGCCCGCCGAGATCCTGGACGCGGTCCGCCGGGTCGCGGCGGGCGACCCGGTCCTCTCGCCCGTCGTCACCCGCCAGCTGATGGCCCACGCCGCGGGCGTCGCCGCCGACACCCGGCACGCGCGCGCCCGCGAACGGCTCGCCGAACTCGGCGACCGGGAACGGGAGGTCGTCGTGCGCGTCGGGCGGGGCATGAGCAACGCCGAGATCGCCGGGGAGCTGTTCATGAGCGTGGCGACCGTCAAGTCCCACGTCTCCCGGATCCTCGCGCGGCTCGGGCTCAACAACCGGGTCCAGATCGCGCTGCTCGCCTATGACGGGGGGCTGTTGGACGGGGACGGGGATAGGGCCGGGGACGGGTGA
- a CDS encoding sensor histidine kinase yields the protein MKTVKQDRGTRAFEGPRWLLPSAVVAELDQDGGPARAGRRPRRTVRDWLVDFTAFFVAVLMGLLIVDDLPKEHLPHSVAVIDQVVGALCCAAVWLRRRWPLAIAVAMIPVGLVSASAGGAGLIVLFTLVVHRPPRQSVAVCVASLAVMPVFYWLRPDPTLPYLGSLLLVLVLSACVVGWGLFVRSKRQLMLSLRDRAHRAETEARLRAEQAQRLAREAIAREMHDVLAHRLTLLSVHAGALEFRPDAPQEEIARAAGVIRESAHEALQDLREIIGVLRASDADDKEGRPQPTLGGLESLAAESREAGAKVVLDQRVSDPAAVPASVGRTAYRIAQEALTNARKHAPGAEVSVTVTGAPGDGLTVTVVNPAPEGDVPHVPGSGQGLIGLTERAALAGGTLAHGPLADGGFEVRAWLPWPAESAR from the coding sequence GTGAAGACCGTGAAGCAGGACCGGGGGACACGGGCGTTCGAGGGGCCGCGGTGGCTGCTGCCGTCCGCCGTCGTCGCCGAACTCGACCAGGACGGCGGCCCCGCGCGGGCGGGCCGGCGGCCCCGGCGCACCGTGCGCGACTGGCTCGTCGACTTCACCGCGTTCTTCGTGGCCGTCCTGATGGGCCTCCTCATCGTCGACGACCTCCCCAAGGAACACCTCCCGCACTCCGTCGCCGTCATCGACCAGGTCGTGGGCGCCCTCTGCTGCGCCGCCGTGTGGCTGCGCCGCCGCTGGCCGCTGGCGATCGCCGTCGCGATGATCCCCGTCGGCCTGGTCTCCGCGAGCGCGGGCGGCGCCGGACTGATCGTCCTGTTCACCCTGGTCGTCCACCGGCCCCCCAGGCAGTCCGTCGCGGTCTGCGTCGCCTCCCTCGCGGTGATGCCGGTGTTCTACTGGCTGCGCCCCGACCCGACCCTGCCCTATCTGGGCTCGCTGCTGCTCGTTCTCGTGCTCAGCGCCTGCGTCGTCGGCTGGGGCCTGTTCGTCCGCTCCAAACGACAGCTCATGCTCAGCCTGCGCGACCGCGCGCACCGCGCGGAGACCGAGGCGCGCCTGCGTGCCGAACAGGCGCAGCGCCTCGCGCGCGAGGCCATCGCGCGCGAGATGCACGACGTCCTCGCGCACCGGCTGACCCTCCTGAGCGTCCACGCGGGCGCGCTGGAGTTCCGCCCGGACGCGCCCCAGGAGGAGATCGCCCGCGCGGCCGGCGTGATCCGGGAGAGCGCCCACGAGGCCCTTCAGGACCTGCGCGAGATCATCGGCGTCCTGCGCGCGAGCGACGCCGACGACAAGGAGGGCCGCCCGCAGCCCACGCTCGGCGGCCTGGAGTCCCTGGCCGCCGAGTCCCGCGAGGCCGGCGCCAAGGTCGTCCTCGACCAGCGCGTCAGCGACCCCGCCGCCGTCCCCGCCTCCGTCGGCCGCACCGCCTACCGCATCGCCCAGGAGGCCCTGACCAACGCCCGCAAGCACGCCCCCGGCGCCGAGGTGTCCGTGACGGTCACCGGCGCCCCCGGGGACGGCCTCACCGTCACCGTCGTGAACCCGGCCCCCGAGGGCGACGTCCCGCACGTACCCGGCTCCGGGCAGGGGCTCATCGGCCTCACCGAACGCGCCGCCCTCGCCGGCGGCACCCTCGCGCACGGGCCCCTGGCCGACGGCGGGTTCGAGGTCCGCGCCTGGCTGCCCTGGCCGGCGGAGAGCGCGCGGTGA
- a CDS encoding ribonuclease domain-containing protein: MRFPPRITRVGVAAAALSALLVGGAVTATPAAAAVGSICYSDLPSQAYTTLRLIDQGGPFPYSQDGVVFQNREGVLPSQSRGYYHEYTVITPGSSTRGARRIVTGQQSQEDYYTSDHYATFDLIDRGC, encoded by the coding sequence ATGAGATTCCCCCCACGCATCACCCGAGTCGGCGTCGCAGCCGCCGCCCTGTCCGCCCTCCTCGTCGGCGGAGCGGTCACCGCGACCCCCGCCGCCGCGGCGGTCGGCAGCATCTGCTACAGCGACCTGCCGTCCCAGGCGTACACCACCCTGCGTCTGATCGACCAGGGCGGCCCGTTCCCCTACTCGCAGGACGGCGTCGTCTTCCAGAACCGCGAAGGCGTCCTGCCGAGCCAGAGCCGTGGCTACTACCACGAATACACCGTGATCACCCCGGGCTCCTCGACCCGCGGCGCGCGGCGCATCGTCACCGGCCAGCAGAGCCAGGAGGACTACTACACCTCCGACCACTACGCCACGTTCGACCTGATCGACCGCGGCTGCTGA
- the alc gene encoding allantoicase codes for MTAIPRFTGDARPYQGGDPYADHRGADFPFTHLADLADRQLGAGVIAANDEFFAHRENLLLPGRAVFDPEHFGHKGKVMDGWETRRRRGASAEHPWPTAEDHDWALIRLGAPGVVRGIVVDTAHFRGNYPKAVSVEATSVPGSPSPEELLRDDVKWTTLVPRTEVGGHAANGFAVDVEQRFTHLRLNQHPDGGIARLRVYGEVVPDPAWLAALGAYDVVALENGGQAEDASNLFYSPASNTIRPGRSRQMDDGWETRRRRDQGNDWIRYRLAAQAEIRAIEIDTAYLKGNSAGWASVAVRDGDDGDWREILPRTRLQPDTNHRFVLPEPAVGTHARVDIYPDGGISRLRLHGALTERGAADLAARHRELGG; via the coding sequence GTGACGGCGATCCCCCGTTTCACCGGCGACGCGCGGCCCTACCAGGGCGGCGATCCGTACGCGGACCACCGCGGCGCCGACTTCCCCTTCACCCACCTCGCCGACCTCGCCGACCGGCAGCTCGGCGCCGGGGTGATCGCCGCCAACGACGAGTTCTTCGCCCACCGCGAGAACCTGCTGCTGCCCGGCCGCGCGGTCTTCGACCCCGAGCACTTCGGGCACAAGGGCAAGGTCATGGACGGCTGGGAGACCCGCCGCAGGCGCGGCGCGAGCGCCGAGCACCCCTGGCCCACCGCCGAGGACCACGACTGGGCGCTGATCCGCCTCGGCGCCCCCGGCGTCGTCCGCGGCATCGTCGTCGACACCGCGCACTTCCGCGGCAACTACCCCAAGGCCGTCTCCGTGGAGGCCACTTCGGTGCCGGGCTCGCCCTCCCCGGAGGAGCTGCTGCGCGACGACGTCAAGTGGACGACCCTCGTCCCGCGCACCGAGGTCGGCGGCCACGCGGCCAACGGGTTCGCCGTCGACGTCGAACAGCGCTTCACGCACCTGCGCCTCAACCAGCATCCGGACGGCGGCATCGCGCGCCTGCGCGTGTACGGCGAGGTCGTGCCCGACCCCGCCTGGCTCGCCGCGCTCGGCGCCTACGACGTCGTCGCCCTGGAGAACGGCGGACAGGCCGAGGACGCCTCGAACCTGTTCTACTCCCCGGCCTCCAACACCATCCGCCCCGGCCGCTCCCGGCAGATGGACGACGGTTGGGAGACCCGGCGCCGCCGCGACCAGGGCAACGACTGGATCCGCTACCGCCTCGCCGCCCAGGCCGAGATACGCGCGATCGAGATCGACACGGCCTACCTCAAGGGCAACAGCGCCGGCTGGGCGTCCGTCGCGGTCAGGGACGGCGACGACGGCGACTGGCGCGAGATCCTTCCGCGCACGCGCCTGCAGCCCGACACCAACCACCGCTTCGTCCTGCCGGAGCCGGCCGTCGGCACCCACGCGCGCGTGGACATCTATCCGGACGGCGGCATCTCGCGCCTGCGCCTGCACGGCGCCCTCACGGAGCGCGGCGCCGCCGACCTCGCGGCCCGCCACCGCGAACTGGGCGGCTGA
- the allB gene encoding allantoinase AllB codes for MTEAELVLRSTRVVTPEGERAAAIAVSGGTITAVLPHDAPVPSGARVEDAGDDVVLPGLVDTHVHVNDPGRTHWEGFWTATRAAAAGGITTLIDMPLNSLPPTTTVGHLDVKRTVAADKAHIDVGFWGGALPDNTADLRPLHDAGVFGFKAFLSPSGVDEFPHLDQERLGRALEEIAAFDGLLIVHAEDPHHLETAPQRGGAKYADFLASRPRHAEDTAIAGLIAQAKRLHARVHVLHLSSSDALPLIAEAKADGVRITVETCPHYLTLTAEEVPDGASEFKCCPPIREAANQDLLWQALADGTIDCVVTDHSPSTADLKTPDFATAWGGISGLQLSLAAVWTAARARGHTLEDVTRWMSARTAALVGLDGRKGAIAPGHDADFAVLAPDETFTVDPAALQHRNRVTAYAGKTLYGVVKSTWLRGERVVAGGEFTEPKGRLLTRDH; via the coding sequence GTGACCGAGGCCGAACTGGTGCTGCGCTCCACGCGCGTGGTCACGCCCGAGGGCGAACGAGCCGCCGCGATCGCGGTCTCGGGCGGCACGATCACCGCCGTCCTGCCCCACGACGCCCCGGTCCCCTCCGGCGCGCGCGTGGAGGACGCCGGCGACGACGTCGTCCTGCCCGGCCTCGTCGACACGCACGTGCACGTGAACGACCCCGGCCGCACCCACTGGGAAGGCTTCTGGACCGCCACGCGCGCGGCGGCGGCCGGCGGCATCACGACCCTGATCGACATGCCCCTCAACTCCCTCCCGCCGACCACGACCGTCGGCCACCTCGACGTGAAGCGGACGGTCGCCGCCGACAAGGCGCACATCGACGTCGGCTTCTGGGGTGGCGCCCTGCCCGACAACACCGCCGACCTGCGCCCCCTGCACGACGCCGGCGTCTTCGGCTTCAAGGCGTTCCTGTCGCCCTCGGGCGTGGACGAGTTCCCGCACCTCGACCAGGAGCGCCTGGGCCGCGCCCTGGAGGAGATCGCCGCCTTCGACGGCCTCCTGATCGTCCACGCCGAGGACCCGCACCACCTGGAGACGGCCCCTCAGCGCGGCGGCGCCAAGTACGCCGACTTCCTCGCCTCGCGCCCGCGCCACGCCGAGGACACGGCCATCGCCGGCCTCATCGCGCAGGCGAAACGCCTCCACGCGCGCGTGCACGTCCTGCACCTGTCCTCCAGCGACGCCCTCCCGCTGATCGCCGAGGCCAAGGCGGACGGCGTCCGGATCACCGTCGAGACCTGCCCGCACTACCTCACCCTGACCGCCGAGGAAGTCCCCGACGGCGCCAGCGAGTTCAAGTGCTGCCCGCCCATCCGCGAGGCCGCCAACCAGGACCTCCTGTGGCAGGCCCTGGCCGACGGGACCATCGACTGCGTCGTCACCGACCACTCGCCCTCCACGGCCGACCTGAAGACCCCCGACTTCGCCACCGCCTGGGGCGGCATCTCCGGCCTCCAGCTCAGCCTCGCGGCCGTCTGGACGGCCGCACGCGCGCGGGGCCACACCCTGGAGGACGTCACGCGCTGGATGTCCGCGCGGACGGCGGCCCTGGTCGGTCTCGACGGCCGCAAGGGCGCCATCGCCCCCGGCCACGACGCCGACTTCGCCGTCCTCGCCCCCGACGAGACCTTCACCGTCGACCCGGCGGCCCTCCAGCACCGCAACCGCGTCACCGCGTACGCGGGCAAGACCCTGTACGGCGTCGTGAAGTCGACCTGGCTGCGCGGCGAACGCGTCGTCGCCGGCGGCGAGTTCACCGAGCCGAAGGGCCGCCTGCTGACCCGCGACCACTGA
- a CDS encoding IclR family transcriptional regulator: MPPSSASTSESAKSAGGGVQSLERAFDLLERMADSGGEVGLSELSASSGLPLPTIHRLMRTLVACGYVRQQPNRRYALGPRLIRLGESASRLLGTWARPHLARLVEETGETANMALLDGDEIVYVAQVPSKHSMRMFTEVGRRVLPHSTGVGKALLAGFPDGDVRALLSRTGMPAATEKTITTPDAFLAALEAVRDLGYAVDDNEQEIGVRCLAVSVPDSPTAAAISISGPAGRVTEQATERIVPVLQQVARELSAALASQNHV, translated from the coding sequence GTGCCGCCGTCCAGCGCCAGCACCTCCGAGTCCGCCAAGTCCGCAGGAGGAGGGGTCCAGTCCCTAGAGCGCGCCTTCGACCTGCTGGAGCGGATGGCCGACTCGGGCGGCGAGGTCGGACTGAGCGAGCTGTCGGCGAGCAGCGGACTGCCCCTGCCGACGATCCACCGGCTGATGCGCACGCTGGTGGCCTGCGGCTACGTCCGCCAGCAGCCGAACCGGCGCTACGCGCTCGGGCCCCGGCTGATCCGGCTCGGCGAGTCGGCGTCACGACTGCTCGGCACCTGGGCGCGGCCCCATCTCGCGCGGCTCGTCGAGGAGACCGGGGAGACGGCGAACATGGCGCTCCTGGACGGCGACGAGATCGTCTACGTCGCGCAGGTGCCGTCCAAGCACTCCATGCGGATGTTCACGGAGGTCGGGCGGCGCGTCCTGCCGCACTCCACCGGCGTCGGCAAGGCGCTCCTCGCCGGCTTCCCCGACGGGGACGTACGCGCCCTCCTGAGCCGCACAGGGATGCCCGCGGCCACCGAGAAGACCATCACCACCCCCGACGCCTTCCTGGCCGCCCTGGAGGCCGTACGCGACCTCGGCTACGCCGTCGACGACAACGAGCAGGAGATCGGCGTCCGTTGCCTCGCCGTCTCCGTGCCCGACTCCCCCACCGCCGCCGCGATCTCCATCTCCGGACCCGCCGGGCGCGTGACGGAACAGGCGACCGAGCGGATCGTGCCCGTGCTCCAGCAGGTCGCCCGGGAGCTGTCGGCGGCGCTGGCCAGCCAGAACCACGTCTGA
- a CDS encoding DUF6304 family protein, whose product MRYWPGHYTDRHGREPVVFTSDGRARIRVTIRGVLFEGDSMDDLGALSGEPPARAFTFMDDGALCSCLLEWQEPLPVTVEGDGTRTGALHCALRMGDPRPAGGGIDAQALSVFLRLDGRDYPAEGVHHGIEDALHEIQLRLPAGTRVKACVACAWSDYSPAGSGLMGDLACFRDAKEAYRRVRGKHGPDGIFACWDRLTEFVQETWLCGEFEERTGSPGYRGAFPYTR is encoded by the coding sequence GTGCGGTACTGGCCGGGGCACTACACCGACCGCCACGGCCGCGAACCCGTCGTCTTCACCTCCGACGGCCGCGCGCGCATCCGCGTGACGATCCGGGGCGTGCTCTTCGAGGGCGACAGCATGGACGACCTCGGCGCGCTGTCCGGTGAGCCGCCCGCGCGGGCGTTCACGTTCATGGACGACGGGGCGCTCTGCTCCTGCCTCCTGGAGTGGCAGGAGCCCCTGCCCGTCACGGTCGAGGGCGACGGCACGCGCACGGGGGCGCTGCACTGCGCGCTGCGGATGGGCGACCCCCGTCCGGCCGGGGGCGGGATCGACGCGCAGGCGCTGAGCGTCTTCCTGCGGCTGGACGGGCGCGACTATCCGGCGGAGGGGGTGCATCACGGCATCGAGGACGCCCTGCACGAGATCCAGCTCCGACTGCCCGCCGGGACGCGCGTGAAGGCGTGCGTCGCGTGCGCGTGGTCCGACTACAGCCCGGCCGGGAGCGGGCTGATGGGCGACCTGGCGTGTTTCCGGGACGCGAAGGAGGCGTACCGGCGGGTGCGCGGGAAGCACGGGCCGGACGGCATCTTCGCGTGCTGGGACCGGCTCACGGAGTTCGTGCAGGAGACGTGGCTGTGCGGGGAGTTCGAGGAGCGGACGGGGAGTCCGGGGTACCGGGGGGCGTTTCCGTACACCCGGTGA
- a CDS encoding DUF5955 family protein, whose translation MLRSLGQRTVTGSDEDPRVTALRAAVSRLRRELAAHPADFPDRAIAEDELATLAAMASHGTPEIPRLRTSLLTITAAVGSVSALSGGLAEVRAAVEVFGGPAPGRGWRCSEGPRGGE comes from the coding sequence GTGTTGCGGAGCTTGGGGCAGAGGACAGTGACCGGCAGCGACGAGGATCCCAGAGTCACCGCGCTACGCGCCGCGGTCTCCCGTCTGCGCCGCGAACTCGCCGCCCACCCCGCGGACTTCCCCGACCGCGCCATCGCCGAGGACGAACTCGCCACCCTCGCCGCCATGGCCTCCCACGGCACCCCCGAGATCCCCCGCCTGCGCACCTCCCTCCTGACGATCACCGCGGCCGTCGGCTCGGTCAGCGCCCTGTCCGGAGGGCTGGCGGAGGTCCGGGCGGCGGTGGAGGTGTTCGGCGGGCCGGCGCCGGGGCGGGGGTGGAGGTGTTCGGAGGGTCCGAGAGGGGGTGAGTGA